A genomic region of Runella rosea contains the following coding sequences:
- a CDS encoding rhodanese-like domain-containing protein, with translation MFDFLKTKKNYEDVNASNFKQLIDETPNAVVLDVRTAAEMRSGAIKGAINIDLMSADFQQKIGKLDKSKTYFVYCRSGNRSGQACKMMGNAGFEHVYNLSGGMMSWPY, from the coding sequence ATGTTTGACTTCCTTAAAACCAAAAAAAATTACGAAGACGTTAACGCTTCAAACTTTAAACAATTGATTGACGAAACGCCTAATGCCGTGGTATTAGACGTGCGTACCGCTGCCGAAATGCGTTCGGGCGCCATCAAGGGTGCCATCAATATTGATTTAATGAGCGCTGATTTCCAACAAAAAATTGGCAAATTAGACAAAAGCAAAACTTATTTTGTGTATTGTCGCAGCGGCAACCGTAGCGGTCAAGCCTGTAAAATGATGGGAAATGCGGGCTTTGAGCACGTTTATAACCTATCGGGCGGGATGATGAGCTGGCCCTACTAG
- the trxA gene encoding thioredoxin: MMEKKQTFNEIIQSETPVLVDFFAEWCGPCKMMSPILKDFASQMGDRVRVIKIDVDKNPAASQTYRIQGVPTLILFQKGKIVWRQSGVVQKKQLEQIVNQLATQAQ; encoded by the coding sequence ATCATGGAAAAGAAACAGACATTTAATGAAATAATTCAGAGTGAAACGCCCGTTTTGGTGGATTTTTTTGCCGAATGGTGCGGTCCTTGCAAAATGATGTCACCGATTTTGAAAGATTTCGCTTCCCAAATGGGCGACCGCGTGCGCGTCATTAAAATCGACGTCGATAAAAACCCTGCAGCATCCCAAACCTACCGCATTCAGGGTGTTCCAACCTTGATTCTTTTTCAGAAAGGGAAAATCGTATGGCGGCAGTCGGGCGTAGTTCAGAAAAAACAGCTGGAACAAATTGTAAATCAATTGGCTACGCAAGCGCAATAG
- a CDS encoding YgaP family membrane protein: MKPNMGGTDRIIRLIVAAIAVALYFTGTLTGTLGIIALVVAAIFALTSVVSFCPLYTIFGLNTCPAK, encoded by the coding sequence ATGAAACCTAACATGGGCGGCACCGACCGCATTATTCGCCTTATTGTAGCCGCTATCGCCGTTGCACTGTATTTTACGGGAACCCTTACGGGCACACTCGGCATCATAGCGCTGGTGGTAGCCGCCATTTTCGCGCTAACAAGCGTGGTGAGTTTTTGCCCTTTATATACTATTTTTGGCTTGAATACTTGTCCAGCGAAATAG
- a CDS encoding sensor histidine kinase: MKIQTKIAIQFSLIVGSLLAVFSFVIYQLFAEFREQEYYDRLKSKAITTAQLLIKVDEIDRDLLKIIDKNTLTALVDEKVLVFDQQNKLFYSSLDDHVIHYGNDLLNRVRKEKYVETSDDENEVVGLLYELNGQNYVILASAYDKFGHSKMANLRDILYSGLVISILVTVLLGIFFAGNALGPVNQFISQISTITANNLRERLDERHGKDEIGQLAAAFNKMMYRLEQSFELQKSFVSHASHELRTPLAALKSEVEISLDEKLSVAQHRGILENIRKDINRLIALSNSLLQIVRPLKSSINSAVEVRIDDVVFQAQDDLLLSKPEYRISVEYAKEPENEKHITILGDEPLLKTVFTNLISNACKYSANHQALVAIDFNETHTLVSVQDEGIGIPEEDLTAIFEPFYRSKNALTISGFGVGLSVCKRIVELHKGKIHVESQLQHGSKFLVELPHIL, translated from the coding sequence ATGAAAATCCAAACCAAAATTGCCATTCAGTTTTCGTTGATTGTGGGAAGCCTACTGGCCGTCTTTTCGTTTGTCATTTACCAATTATTTGCCGAATTCAGGGAGCAAGAATACTACGACCGACTGAAAAGCAAAGCCATAACGACCGCCCAATTGCTCATAAAGGTGGACGAAATAGACCGTGATTTGCTCAAAATCATTGATAAAAATACCCTAACGGCCCTAGTCGACGAAAAAGTGTTGGTATTTGACCAACAAAACAAGCTGTTTTACAGCAGCTTGGATGACCACGTAATTCACTACGGGAATGATTTATTGAACCGTGTAAGAAAAGAAAAATACGTCGAAACAAGCGATGACGAAAACGAAGTAGTTGGGCTTTTGTATGAACTCAACGGGCAAAATTACGTCATTTTGGCCTCGGCCTACGACAAATTCGGCCACAGCAAAATGGCCAATCTCCGCGATATACTTTACAGTGGTTTGGTCATTAGTATTCTTGTTACGGTTTTACTGGGGATTTTTTTTGCGGGAAATGCCTTAGGCCCCGTCAACCAGTTCATTAGTCAAATCAGCACAATCACGGCCAACAACCTACGCGAACGTTTGGATGAGCGCCACGGAAAAGACGAAATCGGCCAGCTTGCGGCGGCGTTTAATAAAATGATGTATCGTTTGGAGCAGTCGTTCGAACTGCAAAAAAGCTTTGTGTCGCACGCCTCGCATGAACTCCGAACCCCCCTTGCCGCCCTTAAATCGGAAGTAGAAATAAGTTTGGACGAAAAACTTAGCGTGGCGCAGCACCGGGGTATCTTGGAAAATATCCGAAAAGACATCAATCGACTCATTGCTTTGAGCAATAGTCTTTTACAGATTGTCAGACCGCTAAAATCTTCCATCAACAGCGCGGTTGAAGTCCGCATCGACGATGTGGTGTTTCAGGCGCAAGATGATTTACTTTTGAGCAAACCAGAGTATCGCATCAGCGTGGAATATGCAAAAGAACCCGAAAATGAAAAACACATTACCATTCTGGGAGATGAACCCCTTCTTAAAACCGTATTCACGAATCTAATCAGCAATGCCTGCAAGTATTCCGCTAATCATCAAGCACTTGTGGCTATTGACTTCAACGAAACGCATACGCTCGTCAGCGTTCAGGACGAAGGCATCGGCATTCCCGAAGAAGACCTTACCGCCATTTTTGAGCCTTTTTACCGTTCCAAAAATGCCCTGACTATTTCAGGGTTTGGCGTGGGTCTGTCGGTGTGTAAAAGGATTGTCGAGCTACACAAAGGTAAAATCCACGTAGAGAGCCAACTTCAGCACGGTAGTAAATTTTTGGTGGAATTGCCGCATATTTTGTAG
- a CDS encoding response regulator transcription factor — translation MKTDTEPKKILIIEDDQRIAQLLTRGLTNKGFDTEVAYNGQLGLRRAQTIAFDLVILDINLPELSGYEVCKRLRDVKPTLPILMLTAMSEVDDKIEGFEAGADDYIIKPFDFRELYHRVLVGLRRNNPEVETVGKVLRIADLEVFLDSKLVKRAGKEINLTAREYEFLVFLVKNKGKVLSKNDIAAQVWDVHFDTGTNVIEVYINILRRKIDRDFEPKLIHTRPSLGYLLREHP, via the coding sequence ATGAAAACCGACACCGAACCAAAAAAAATCCTCATCATTGAAGATGACCAACGGATTGCGCAACTGCTCACGCGGGGATTGACCAACAAGGGTTTTGACACTGAAGTAGCCTACAACGGTCAACTAGGCTTGCGCCGGGCACAAACCATTGCCTTTGATTTGGTGATTCTCGACATTAACCTTCCCGAGCTGAGTGGTTATGAAGTATGCAAACGACTACGTGATGTAAAACCCACCCTCCCGATTCTGATGCTCACAGCTATGAGTGAGGTAGACGACAAAATCGAAGGGTTTGAGGCAGGCGCTGATGATTACATTATTAAGCCGTTTGATTTCAGGGAGCTTTATCACCGGGTGTTGGTAGGCTTACGCCGAAACAACCCCGAAGTGGAAACGGTCGGAAAAGTGCTTCGAATTGCCGATTTGGAGGTTTTTTTAGATAGTAAACTCGTCAAACGCGCTGGAAAAGAAATCAATCTTACCGCCCGTGAATATGAATTTTTGGTGTTTTTGGTCAAAAACAAAGGAAAAGTACTTTCTAAAAACGACATTGCGGCCCAAGTTTGGGACGTTCATTTTGATACGGGCACCAACGTCATTGAAGTCTATATAAACATTTTACGACGAAAAATAGACCGCGATTTTGAACCCAAATTAATCCACACGCGCCCGAGTTTGGGCTATTTACTGCGCGAACACCCATGA
- a CDS encoding Crp/Fnr family transcriptional regulator: protein MTLPPQFNIFPDNLRQEMLQKGIPKTIPAGVEILRAGQYIQAVPIVLSGLVKVITRNEEREFLLYYIHPNESCIMSFFGVIQEESSKIVAVTEAETELLLLPSEWVRSWSKLYPEFNVFFHLLNNLRYTDLLQTINALLFDNLDNRILAFLREKARQQETSFIKIRHREIADAMGTSREVISRVTKKLEHEKKIAQYSDGIEVRL from the coding sequence ATGACACTGCCACCCCAATTCAACATTTTTCCCGACAATCTCCGTCAGGAGATGCTCCAAAAAGGAATTCCCAAAACCATTCCAGCGGGTGTAGAAATACTGCGGGCTGGTCAATACATTCAGGCCGTCCCGATTGTACTGTCGGGACTGGTCAAAGTCATCACGCGCAACGAAGAGCGTGAGTTCTTGCTGTATTATATTCACCCCAACGAAAGTTGCATTATGTCTTTTTTTGGGGTAATTCAGGAAGAATCCAGTAAGATTGTGGCCGTTACGGAGGCCGAAACCGAGTTGCTGCTTTTGCCTTCCGAATGGGTGCGCTCGTGGTCCAAACTGTATCCTGAATTTAACGTTTTCTTTCACCTACTCAACAATCTGCGCTACACAGATTTGCTCCAAACCATCAACGCCCTTTTGTTTGATAATCTTGACAACCGCATTCTGGCTTTCCTGCGCGAAAAAGCCCGTCAGCAGGAAACATCCTTCATTAAAATTCGGCACCGCGAAATCGCCGACGCCATGGGCACTTCTCGGGAGGTCATCAGTCGTGTGACCAAAAAATTGGAACACGAAAAGAAAATTGCCCAATATTCCGACGGAATTGAGGTACGGTTGTAA